The Exiguobacterium sp. FSL W8-0210 genome has a window encoding:
- a CDS encoding polymorphic toxin type 44 domain-containing protein encodes MKKSILISSLALLAITVSSYSSVKAEEAESAEGTVSAYGVVNPGGNVTSSFSSIMLKNAARAYQYKIADITFPVGTGRFFASKVKSRGPWDYKHAYGATERYVFGGRTMKGEDLGNMHYGYVGKFAGFTTTQLKTAAGAVQIFSETAKIKWYKSYFDDPNDQTSIIRGINYYNNKNLPTKSSSSNMQVQAFMVKGDDSNSMKLASLNNIEENSGTSEGSAFPNGMTESQFLGQLSLKERTSIIKEAKETAEEILDDPSYDSELEDLGIKN; translated from the coding sequence TTGAAAAAAAGTATTTTAATATCGTCTTTAGCTTTGTTAGCTATTACAGTAAGTTCGTATTCAAGTGTTAAAGCTGAAGAAGCAGAATCTGCTGAAGGAACGGTAAGTGCTTACGGTGTAGTAAATCCGGGAGGGAACGTGACTTCTTCATTTTCATCGATCATGTTAAAAAATGCTGCAAGAGCTTATCAATATAAGATTGCAGATATAACTTTTCCTGTTGGAACGGGTCGTTTTTTTGCTAGCAAAGTAAAGAGTAGAGGACCATGGGATTACAAGCATGCTTATGGAGCGACCGAAAGATACGTTTTCGGTGGTCGCACAATGAAAGGCGAAGATTTAGGGAATATGCATTATGGTTATGTAGGGAAATTTGCAGGCTTTACTACTACTCAATTGAAAACTGCTGCAGGTGCTGTACAAATCTTTAGTGAAACTGCCAAAATTAAATGGTACAAATCATATTTTGATGATCCTAATGATCAGACAAGTATAATTAGAGGAATCAATTACTATAATAACAAAAACTTACCTACAAAATCCTCAAGTTCAAACATGCAAGTTCAAGCATTCATGGTTAAGGGAGATGACTCTAATTCGATGAAGCTTGCATCCCTTAATAATATTGAAGAAAATAGTGGGACATCAGAGGGGTCTGCATTTCCAAACGGAATGACTGAAAGTCAATTTTTAGGTCAGCTATCGTTAAAGGAGAGAACAAGTATCATAAAAGAAGCGAAAGAGACGGCTGAAGAAATTCTAGATGACCCGTCTTACGATTCTGAATTAGAAGATCTCGGGATAAAAAATTAA